A stretch of the Saprospiraceae bacterium genome encodes the following:
- a CDS encoding c-type cytochrome: MHFQFMNKFIPFLSVIVFLSSCTNEYISDGREVCFEQEVLPLIVSTCAREGCHNPATYEKGYDLTQYNDILRMVEPGSYRKSELYKVITSPFSPMPPKPYDRLSKEQITTISLWIEQGALNAVCMVEACDTSFVSYSSVVKPILDLYCNGCHAGPRPQGGVDYNNFNGVKLTVEDGSLISSIIRDGNTVNMPKNGNKLPDCKIQQIKKWVQDGAKNN, translated from the coding sequence ATGCATTTTCAGTTTATGAATAAATTTATTCCATTCTTATCTGTAATTGTTTTTTTGTCATCATGCACAAATGAATATATCTCAGATGGTAGAGAAGTTTGTTTCGAGCAAGAAGTTTTGCCCTTGATTGTATCGACCTGCGCACGAGAAGGATGTCATAATCCAGCAACCTATGAAAAAGGGTATGACCTGACGCAATACAACGATATATTACGAATGGTTGAACCAGGTTCATATCGCAAAAGTGAATTGTACAAAGTGATCACCAGTCCATTCAGTCCAATGCCTCCAAAACCCTATGACAGATTGAGTAAAGAACAAATTACGACGATTTCACTCTGGATAGAACAAGGAGCATTGAATGCGGTTTGTATGGTTGAAGCATGTGATACGAGTTTTGTAAGTTATAGCAGCGTAGTTAAACCGATTTTAGATCTTTATTGTAATGGCTGTCATGCCGGACCAAGACCTCAGGGTGGCGTTGATTACAATAATTTTAATGGAGTTAAATTAACGGTGGAAGATGGATCATTAATTAGTTCAATAATCCGCGATGGCAACACGGTCAATATGCCAAAAAATGGAAACAAACTACCGGATTGTAAAATACAACAAATTAAAAAGTGGGTCCAGGATGGAGCGAAGAATAATTAA
- a CDS encoding sigma-70 family RNA polymerase sigma factor, whose product MANEELHINPPDLDEWIQLSIAQHPLGQRRLYEHFFPYVKSICLRYTSRLEDCEEVMDDSFIKMFKNLDKYDFSRPFKFWLRTVVVNTAIDFYRQSTRKIQSQSIDDFYELSIDDHTISNLSVNEIMGVIQKLSPSYRSVFMLFVVDGYSHKEIGELLNITEGTSKSNLAKARMKLQDMLQNEYSKNSGIPELKLSLPSEI is encoded by the coding sequence TTGGCCAACGAAGAGTTACATATCAATCCACCTGATTTGGATGAATGGATTCAGTTAAGTATTGCGCAACATCCCCTGGGTCAAAGACGCCTTTATGAGCACTTTTTCCCATATGTTAAGAGTATTTGCCTGCGTTACACATCCCGATTGGAAGATTGTGAAGAAGTCATGGACGATTCATTTATTAAGATGTTCAAAAATCTTGATAAGTATGATTTTTCCAGGCCATTTAAGTTTTGGTTGCGGACGGTGGTGGTAAATACAGCGATTGATTTTTACAGACAATCCACTCGTAAAATTCAATCCCAATCCATAGATGATTTTTATGAATTGAGTATTGATGATCACACCATCAGCAATTTGTCCGTAAATGAAATTATGGGCGTAATTCAAAAATTAAGTCCATCCTATCGTTCTGTTTTTATGTTGTTTGTTGTTGATGGCTATAGCCATAAAGAAATTGGAGAGTTGCTGAATATTACTGAAGGTACCTCCAAATCAAATCTGGCTAAAGCGCGAATGAAATTACAGGACATGTTACAAAATGAATATTCAAAAAATTCAGGAATTCCTGAATTAAAATTAAGCTTACCGTCAGAAATATGA
- a CDS encoding enoyl-CoA hydratase/isomerase family protein, producing the protein MEAFVSSTIENRLATIFFFHPAQNSLPGTILSQLAQRIQECGINPAVDLILIRSEGDKSFCAGASFDELAAIEDFKTGQQFFSGFANVILAIRKCPVPVLGRIHGKAIGGGVGLAAALDYAMASQYASIRLSELAVGIGPFVIGPVVERKMGLAAFQKMALSPAEWQTAQWAKDKGLYTEVFESVEQLDRYIEQFIKTLLNYNPEALRQLKKVFWEDCPSWDQKLLDRAAISGQLVLSDFSKKAIAAFKNKS; encoded by the coding sequence ATGGAAGCTTTTGTAAGCAGCACGATAGAAAATCGATTGGCAACGATATTTTTTTTTCATCCAGCACAAAATTCATTGCCAGGTACAATTTTATCACAATTGGCCCAGCGCATTCAGGAATGTGGAATCAATCCTGCTGTTGATCTGATTCTCATACGCAGTGAAGGAGATAAAAGTTTTTGTGCAGGGGCAAGTTTTGATGAGTTGGCAGCTATCGAAGACTTTAAGACCGGACAACAATTTTTCTCAGGTTTTGCAAATGTTATTTTGGCAATTCGTAAGTGTCCGGTTCCAGTTTTGGGTCGCATCCATGGTAAAGCAATTGGCGGCGGTGTTGGACTGGCAGCTGCATTGGATTATGCGATGGCCAGTCAGTATGCAAGCATTCGACTCAGCGAATTAGCGGTGGGAATTGGACCTTTTGTTATTGGACCGGTAGTAGAGCGAAAAATGGGATTGGCAGCTTTTCAAAAAATGGCATTGAGTCCGGCTGAATGGCAAACAGCTCAATGGGCTAAAGACAAAGGACTGTACACCGAAGTATTTGAATCCGTTGAACAATTAGACCGTTATATTGAACAATTTATTAAAACCCTGTTGAATTACAATCCTGAAGCGTTAAGACAACTTAAGAAAGTTTTTTGGGAAGACTGTCCATCATGGGATCAAAAACTCTTAGACCGAGCGGCGATTAGTGGCCAATTGGTTTTATCTGACTTTAGTAAAAAAGCCATTGCTGCATTTAAAAATAAAAGTTAG
- a CDS encoding transferase hexapeptide repeat family protein yields MIYSYKDFIPVIHPRAFVHPQAAVTGCVCIGKDVYIGPFAAIRGDFGEIIIEDGCNVQESCTIHMFPGVQTILKKNAHIGHGAIIHGATIGENCLIGMHAVIMDDVELGEGCIVGALSFIKEGSKIPARSLVVGNPAKIIKQVSDDMLTWKTKGTQLYQELARNAHQDIKPCEPLTEKPEHYKTPEGEFSSWNKTKQ; encoded by the coding sequence ATGATCTATTCTTATAAAGATTTTATTCCTGTGATTCATCCAAGAGCCTTTGTGCATCCACAAGCAGCAGTTACCGGTTGTGTTTGCATTGGAAAAGACGTGTACATCGGTCCTTTTGCGGCCATCCGGGGAGATTTTGGAGAAATTATTATTGAAGATGGATGCAATGTACAGGAAAGTTGTACGATTCATATGTTTCCGGGTGTACAAACCATTCTTAAAAAAAATGCACATATTGGCCATGGTGCCATTATACACGGTGCCACCATCGGTGAAAATTGTTTAATTGGAATGCATGCAGTTATTATGGATGATGTTGAATTAGGTGAAGGATGTATCGTAGGTGCCTTGAGTTTTATAAAAGAAGGATCGAAAATTCCAGCGCGAAGTCTGGTAGTTGGTAATCCTGCTAAAATTATAAAACAAGTATCCGATGATATGTTGACCTGGAAAACTAAAGGCACTCAACTATATCAGGAATTAGCACGCAATGCACATCAGGATATCAAACCATGCGAACCATTAACGGAAAAACCGGAACATTATAAAACACCGGAAGGAGAATTTAGCTCCTGGAATAAAACAAAACAATAA
- a CDS encoding DUF2461 domain-containing protein: protein MGSYFTKKCTDFLRDLSLNNNREWFNEHKEIFKVYVEKPFHQFVDDLIEQLRELDPKIQISAKEAVFRIYKDIRFSKDKTPYKEYMAALISKNGRKDHSTPGLYFELRKDGIQIYTGVYEPNKEQLANIRYFIAEHLTEFNKLLQQKAFVKRYGTIQGEKNKLIPSDLKEAAAKQQLIYNKHFYCACKLEKSIITSDKLIKELINCYKDARPLNQFFQSALEA, encoded by the coding sequence ATGGGCAGCTATTTTACAAAAAAATGCACTGATTTTTTAAGAGATTTAAGTTTAAATAATAACAGGGAATGGTTTAACGAACATAAAGAAATATTTAAGGTTTATGTTGAAAAGCCTTTCCACCAATTTGTAGATGATTTGATTGAACAATTACGTGAATTGGATCCTAAAATTCAAATAAGCGCTAAAGAGGCCGTTTTTAGAATTTACAAAGACATTCGTTTCAGTAAAGATAAAACTCCTTACAAAGAATACATGGCGGCGCTCATTTCAAAAAACGGGCGAAAAGATCACAGTACTCCTGGATTGTATTTCGAGCTTCGAAAAGATGGAATTCAAATTTATACGGGAGTCTATGAGCCAAATAAAGAACAATTGGCCAATATCCGGTACTTCATTGCGGAACATCTGACAGAGTTTAATAAATTATTGCAACAAAAGGCATTTGTTAAACGCTATGGTACCATTCAGGGTGAAAAAAACAAACTAATCCCTTCAGATTTAAAGGAAGCAGCCGCAAAACAACAATTAATTTACAACAAACACTTTTATTGTGCGTGTAAATTGGAAAAATCAATCATTACTTCTGATAAATTAATCAAAGAATTGATAAACTGTTATAAAGATGCGAGGCCTTTAAATCAGTTTTTTCAAAGTGCCCTGGAAGCGTAA
- a CDS encoding YihY/virulence factor BrkB family protein: MKKNKLSIFQRIGQLPVTGQIIDWTKTHSFPGFRGVPIFQVFAFLVHEARRNDLNMRASAMTYHFFLALFPSLIFFFTLTAYLPGNLDFYKNLEHSILSILPSGAKEYVITDMINSIRPQAKSGLLSIGFILAIWFGSEGILSLMRGFDKTYKSSFRKRNWLERQLTAIAITFGFGILMIFSVLVIIFGEKILRQFLNYFKMNAFTKISITSLKYAVTLILFYSVIAIVYRYGPAIKKPIKGISPGALFATVASIITSILFGIFVDRFSSYHKIYGAISALIITLIWMRLNTLILILGFELNAAIVVNRDLMVQKNLNQRIYNSEDL; encoded by the coding sequence TTGAAAAAAAATAAATTGAGCATATTTCAACGGATTGGCCAGCTTCCTGTAACAGGTCAAATTATTGATTGGACCAAAACTCATTCGTTTCCAGGATTTCGGGGCGTACCAATTTTCCAGGTTTTTGCATTTTTAGTTCATGAAGCCCGCAGGAATGATTTGAATATGCGTGCAAGTGCAATGACCTATCATTTTTTTTTAGCCTTGTTTCCATCTTTGATTTTTTTCTTTACGCTGACAGCCTATTTACCAGGGAATCTTGATTTTTATAAGAACCTGGAGCATTCCATTTTATCCATTTTGCCTTCCGGAGCCAAAGAATATGTTATTACAGATATGATCAACAGCATCCGGCCACAAGCAAAAAGTGGCTTGTTGTCCATTGGTTTTATTTTAGCGATTTGGTTTGGATCTGAAGGTATCCTTTCTTTGATGCGTGGATTTGATAAAACGTATAAATCAAGTTTCAGAAAGCGCAATTGGTTGGAGCGGCAACTGACCGCAATTGCCATTACGTTTGGCTTTGGAATTTTAATGATATTCTCTGTATTGGTCATCATCTTTGGTGAAAAGATCTTACGGCAATTTTTAAATTATTTTAAAATGAATGCCTTCACCAAAATCAGTATAACCAGTTTAAAATATGCTGTTACGCTGATTTTGTTTTATTCAGTAATTGCCATCGTGTACCGATACGGCCCTGCTATAAAAAAACCAATCAAGGGGATTTCTCCCGGTGCTTTGTTTGCAACGGTAGCTTCTATTATTACGTCTATTCTCTTTGGAATTTTTGTAGATCGCTTCAGTTCGTATCACAAAATTTATGGTGCAATCAGTGCTTTAATTATTACTCTGATTTGGATGCGATTAAATACCTTGATTTTAATATTAGGATTTGAATTGAATGCTGCTATTGTCGTAAACAGGGATCTTATGGTTCAAAAAAATTTAAACCAGCGCATTTACAATTCTGAAGACTTATAG
- a CDS encoding acyl-CoA thioesterase, whose product MFTHQFQFRVRYAETDQMGYVYYGNYMQYYEIGRVEALRSLGISYADLESRHGIFMPVVSVSIRYLRPAYYDNLLTIKTAIQKLPENSIHFDTSIFNEEKEHINSAQVILCFLNSESKVRISTPQFILDKLYPYFEKK is encoded by the coding sequence ATGTTTACACATCAGTTTCAATTCAGGGTTCGATATGCAGAGACCGATCAGATGGGCTATGTGTATTATGGCAATTACATGCAGTATTATGAAATTGGGCGCGTAGAGGCCCTGCGAAGTCTTGGAATTTCGTACGCAGATCTGGAGAGTCGTCACGGTATTTTTATGCCGGTTGTTTCAGTTTCTATCCGTTATTTGCGTCCGGCTTATTATGATAATTTGCTGACCATTAAAACCGCTATTCAGAAATTACCGGAGAACAGCATACATTTTGACACCAGTATTTTCAACGAAGAAAAAGAACACATCAATTCCGCTCAGGTCATTTTATGTTTTTTAAATTCAGAAAGTAAGGTACGAATATCCACCCCTCAATTTATTTTAGATAAACTGTATCCATATTTTGAAAAAAAATAA
- a CDS encoding arginine deiminase, protein MRPAVYVDSEIKPLKKLIVHNPDEGIDRISPRRAGELLFDDIVHLPTMQNEHRVYQNVLRRFIGSEHVLETQTLIKESLDADSKIKEEVLNLIKDFEELPSNTYKLLLDLDHETLSEVLISGYYKKEEQIVFDPVPNFIFTRDIATTVNDHVVITKASKYVRYRENLLTRFIFHAHPFFSYLAKENKLINLNVVDEFPPSKKGEPISIEGGDLMMIHKDYLLIGSSERTTDHALQSLKRVLFEKNIVKNVVEIDVPKERSFMHIDTIFTQINQTHFVGYKPIVKDGLGSYVTIHRNDGSLVEYPSVLDFLHAELDPDIQFIWSGNGESPYQEREQWTDGCNLLTLRPGVALTYDRNPKTEIAFKNAGYQVIHATDFLSMDLDPAGIENTIITLPSSELSRARGGPHCMSCPVLREL, encoded by the coding sequence ATGCGCCCGGCAGTTTATGTAGATTCCGAAATTAAGCCTTTAAAGAAATTAATCGTCCATAATCCGGATGAGGGCATAGACCGAATCAGTCCTCGTCGAGCCGGTGAATTGCTTTTTGATGATATTGTCCATTTACCCACCATGCAAAACGAGCATCGGGTATATCAGAATGTACTGCGCCGTTTTATTGGGAGCGAGCACGTGTTGGAAACCCAAACGCTGATTAAAGAATCCCTGGATGCAGATTCAAAAATCAAAGAAGAAGTTTTAAATCTCATAAAGGATTTTGAGGAATTGCCTTCAAACACCTATAAGTTATTGTTGGATTTGGATCATGAAACTTTATCGGAAGTTTTGATTTCAGGATATTATAAAAAAGAAGAGCAAATCGTTTTTGACCCGGTTCCTAATTTTATTTTCACCAGAGACATTGCAACGACGGTTAACGATCACGTAGTGATCACAAAGGCTTCCAAATATGTACGTTATCGGGAAAATTTATTGACGCGATTTATATTTCATGCTCATCCTTTCTTCAGTTATCTGGCAAAAGAAAATAAACTGATCAACTTAAATGTCGTTGATGAATTTCCACCTTCAAAAAAAGGAGAACCCATTTCAATCGAAGGCGGGGATTTAATGATGATCCATAAAGATTACTTATTAATTGGAAGCAGCGAACGTACTACAGACCATGCATTGCAATCATTAAAACGTGTATTGTTTGAAAAAAATATTGTTAAAAATGTTGTAGAAATTGATGTGCCAAAAGAACGTTCCTTTATGCACATAGATACCATTTTTACCCAAATCAATCAAACGCATTTTGTAGGTTATAAACCAATTGTAAAAGATGGCTTGGGTTCTTATGTAACCATACACCGAAATGATGGCAGTTTGGTTGAATATCCTTCAGTCCTTGATTTTTTACATGCTGAATTGGATCCAGATATCCAATTTATCTGGAGTGGCAATGGAGAATCTCCTTATCAGGAACGCGAGCAATGGACAGATGGCTGTAATTTATTGACATTGCGTCCCGGTGTTGCGCTTACGTATGACCGAAATCCTAAAACGGAAATCGCATTTAAAAATGCGGGTTATCAAGTCATTCATGCTACTGACTTTTTAAGTATGGACTTAGACCCAGCAGGCATTGAAAACACCATCATCACTTTACCTTCGAGTGAACTTTCCAGAGCACGTGGCGGACCCCATTGCATGTCTTGTCCAGTTTTAAGGGAATTGTAA
- a CDS encoding NAD-dependent epimerase/dehydratase family protein yields MSSERILILGANGQIGTVLTHSLRSKFGNDSVISSDLQASKLQTGPHEILNVLDKPGLEAIVSKYQITQIYHLAAILSARGEQDPQNTWKINMDGLMNVLTVSVDKKISKLFYPSTIAIYGHSTPKHMTPQEASFIPATVYGISKIAGEHWCNYFYTRYGLDVRSLRYPGVISWQSDPGGGTTDYAVEIFHFALKEKKYTCFLEADTRLPMIHMDDCIRATLELMDAPKELIHIRTSYNLASMSFTPAELAAEIKKHIPEFEIFYKPDFRQAIAASWSESIDDSVARRDWNWKPSYDLASLTADMLEHLRIKLNT; encoded by the coding sequence ATGTCATCAGAACGCATATTAATTCTCGGTGCCAATGGCCAAATTGGAACCGTTTTGACTCATTCACTTCGATCCAAATTTGGCAATGATTCGGTCATCAGTTCAGACCTCCAGGCATCTAAGCTGCAAACTGGCCCCCATGAAATTTTAAACGTATTGGATAAACCTGGATTGGAAGCAATAGTTTCTAAATACCAGATTACACAGATCTATCACTTAGCAGCCATTCTTTCAGCAAGAGGAGAGCAAGATCCACAGAATACCTGGAAGATCAATATGGATGGATTGATGAATGTTTTAACGGTTTCGGTAGATAAAAAAATATCAAAACTATTTTACCCAAGTACGATTGCAATTTATGGGCATTCTACGCCCAAGCACATGACCCCTCAGGAAGCCAGTTTTATACCTGCTACGGTTTATGGTATTAGTAAAATTGCAGGGGAGCATTGGTGTAATTATTTCTATACCCGATATGGTTTGGATGTTCGATCGCTCCGATATCCGGGGGTTATCAGTTGGCAATCAGATCCGGGAGGAGGTACCACCGATTATGCAGTTGAAATATTCCATTTCGCTTTGAAAGAAAAGAAATACACCTGTTTTTTAGAAGCGGACACCCGTTTGCCAATGATTCACATGGATGATTGCATTCGTGCTACCTTGGAATTGATGGATGCACCCAAAGAATTGATCCACATACGAACCTCTTACAATTTAGCCAGCATGAGTTTTACTCCGGCTGAATTGGCAGCAGAAATTAAAAAGCACATTCCGGAATTTGAAATATTCTATAAACCGGATTTTAGGCAAGCCATTGCTGCATCCTGGTCAGAAAGTATTGATGATTCAGTAGCCCGTCGCGATTGGAATTGGAAGCCTTCCTATGATCTGGCTTCATTAACAGCGGATATGCTGGAGCATTTGAGAATTAAATTAAACACCTAA
- the kbl gene encoding glycine C-acetyltransferase: protein MFGDIRKQLADELQTIESAGLYKRERTITSPQGAVIQTKEGGEVLNFCANNYLGLSSHPDVIQAAKDAIDHYGYGMSSVRFICGTQDQHKELEKKTAAFLGMEDCILYAAAFDANGGIFEPILVEQDAIISDELNHASIIDGIRLCKAQRYRYKNNDMNDLEMQLQAASGARRKLIVTDGVFSMDGTIAQLDKICYLADRYQAMVMIDECHASGFMGKTGRGTHEYRNVMDRIDIITGTYGKALGGASGGFTAARKEIVDMLRQRSRPYLFSNTLAPSIVGASIKVLDLLSSTTSLRDRLETNTKYFRNAMTQAGFNILPGEHPIVPVMLYDAPLAQKMAAELLKEGIYVVGFFYPVVPQGKARIRVQISAGHAPEHLEKCVAAFTKIGKQLQVI, encoded by the coding sequence ATGTTTGGAGATATCAGAAAACAATTGGCCGATGAATTGCAGACAATAGAATCAGCCGGCCTTTATAAACGAGAACGCACCATCACATCCCCGCAGGGTGCCGTTATTCAGACCAAAGAGGGTGGGGAAGTCCTCAATTTTTGTGCTAACAATTATTTAGGATTGTCCTCTCATCCGGATGTGATCCAGGCGGCAAAAGATGCTATTGATCATTATGGTTATGGAATGTCGTCCGTTCGATTTATTTGCGGCACTCAGGATCAACATAAAGAATTAGAGAAAAAGACTGCTGCATTTTTAGGAATGGAAGATTGCATTTTATATGCTGCAGCATTTGATGCCAATGGAGGCATTTTTGAACCCATCCTCGTTGAACAGGATGCCATCATTTCAGACGAATTAAACCATGCTTCGATCATCGACGGCATTCGTTTATGCAAAGCACAACGCTATCGTTACAAAAACAACGATATGAATGACCTGGAAATGCAATTGCAAGCCGCTTCAGGAGCCAGAAGAAAATTAATTGTAACGGATGGTGTTTTTTCTATGGATGGCACCATTGCACAATTGGATAAAATTTGTTATCTGGCAGATCGATATCAAGCCATGGTGATGATCGATGAATGTCATGCCAGCGGATTTATGGGAAAAACAGGACGCGGGACTCATGAATACCGAAATGTAATGGATCGGATTGATATCATTACTGGTACCTATGGCAAAGCACTGGGCGGTGCTTCCGGAGGATTTACTGCGGCGCGAAAAGAAATCGTTGACATGTTGAGACAACGGTCCAGACCCTATTTATTTTCCAATACCTTGGCCCCTTCTATCGTAGGAGCTTCCATTAAAGTATTGGATTTACTTTCCTCAACAACCTCTTTGCGCGATAGACTTGAAACCAATACAAAGTATTTTAGAAATGCAATGACTCAGGCAGGTTTCAACATCCTTCCTGGTGAACATCCCATTGTTCCGGTCATGTTGTACGATGCACCCCTTGCACAAAAAATGGCAGCTGAATTATTGAAAGAAGGTATTTATGTGGTTGGATTTTTCTATCCGGTGGTACCACAAGGCAAAGCGCGAATCCGCGTTCAAATTTCTGCCGGACACGCACCAGAACATTTAGAAAAATGTGTAGCAGCCTTTACAAAAATTGGTAAGCAATTGCAGGTAATTTAA